One Pseudomonas sp. MH9.2 DNA segment encodes these proteins:
- a CDS encoding FMN-binding negative transcriptional regulator yields the protein MYIPRAFNEDDLSTLHQQIEGTRLGILVTHGARGLLANHIPLLLSPEQGPYGTLHGHLAKANPQWQEMESGTEALLIFPGPDAYVSPSFYPSKAEHGQAVPTWNYLAVHAYGPAEVFHDAHRLRDLVRALTEKHEAGRAKPWTLEDAPADYIDKMLGAIVGFAVPISRLEGKRKLTQNRNAPDIAGVRDGLAASSAPNDNEIARLMR from the coding sequence ATGTACATACCTCGCGCATTCAACGAAGACGACCTTTCAACCCTTCATCAGCAAATCGAAGGCACGCGCTTGGGCATTCTCGTGACCCATGGCGCACGCGGTCTCCTGGCCAACCACATCCCGCTGTTGCTCAGCCCTGAGCAAGGGCCTTATGGAACCCTGCATGGGCACTTGGCCAAAGCCAACCCGCAATGGCAGGAGATGGAGAGCGGCACCGAGGCCTTGCTGATTTTCCCTGGCCCGGACGCTTACGTCAGTCCGTCGTTTTACCCGAGCAAGGCTGAACACGGCCAAGCGGTCCCGACCTGGAATTACCTCGCGGTCCACGCTTACGGGCCTGCCGAGGTGTTTCATGACGCCCATCGCCTGCGCGATCTGGTTCGCGCGCTGACAGAGAAGCATGAAGCAGGTCGCGCCAAACCCTGGACGCTGGAGGACGCACCTGCCGACTACATCGACAAGATGCTCGGCGCTATCGTCGGTTTTGCAGTGCCTATCAGCCGACTGGAAGGCAAACGCAAGCTCACCCAGAACCGCAACGCTCCCGATATTGCCGGCGTGCGTGATGGCCTTGCCGCGAGCTCCGCGCCCAATGACAACGAAATAGCCCGATTGATGCGCTAA
- a CDS encoding GNAT family protein, with protein MPTTELHWQPATLPDKSTLHGRFIRLEKLDPVRHGDDLWTALQGPTSDPALWDYLPYGPFFERSEFDAWLSRHAADTDPWFYSVVNQQTGIVDGCLSLMSIVPAHGRIEIGHVTFGAAMQRTPKGTETIYLLAKAAFALGNRRLEWKCNDDNQRSKRAAERFGFTFEGTFRQHMVIKDRNRDTTWYSITDNEWLALQAAFESWLAVDNFRDGQQVRTLESFRER; from the coding sequence ATGCCCACCACTGAACTGCACTGGCAACCCGCGACGCTCCCGGACAAAAGCACGCTGCATGGCCGCTTCATCCGCCTGGAAAAACTCGACCCTGTGCGCCACGGCGACGATCTATGGACTGCACTCCAAGGCCCAACCTCGGACCCGGCGCTGTGGGACTATTTGCCCTATGGGCCGTTTTTTGAGCGAAGCGAATTCGATGCATGGCTGAGTCGCCACGCCGCCGACACTGATCCGTGGTTCTACAGCGTGGTCAATCAGCAGACAGGCATTGTCGACGGCTGCCTGAGCCTGATGTCCATCGTCCCCGCCCATGGCCGGATCGAAATCGGTCATGTCACGTTTGGCGCCGCCATGCAGCGCACGCCCAAGGGTACCGAGACGATTTACTTGTTGGCCAAGGCCGCGTTTGCTCTGGGCAATCGGCGCCTGGAGTGGAAATGTAACGACGATAATCAGCGCTCCAAACGAGCCGCTGAGCGCTTCGGCTTCACCTTTGAAGGCACGTTCCGTCAGCACATGGTCATCAAAGACCGGAACCGCGACACCACCTGGTACTCGATCACCGATAACGAATGGCTGGCACTCCAGGCAGCGTTTGAAAGCTGGCTGGCGGTGGATAACTTCCGGGATGGGCAGCAAGTGAGAACGCTGGAGAGCTTCCGGGAACGGTGA
- a CDS encoding GNAT family N-acetyltransferase, whose product MTAIQIRSVTPNDHTAWLPLWKAYLKFYNTELADSVTESTWQRILDPSEPTHAALAWNDGKAVGMVHFIYHRSNWSIKNACYLQDLIVVPEQRGTGVGRQLIEFVYTTAREAGCDKVHWLTHETNARAIQLYERIAERPGFIQFRKAL is encoded by the coding sequence GTGACCGCTATTCAGATCCGCTCTGTCACCCCGAACGATCACACTGCATGGCTACCGCTGTGGAAGGCGTACCTGAAGTTTTACAACACTGAACTCGCCGACAGCGTCACTGAAAGCACCTGGCAGCGCATTCTCGACCCCAGCGAGCCGACCCATGCCGCGCTGGCCTGGAACGATGGCAAAGCCGTCGGCATGGTCCACTTCATCTACCATCGCTCCAACTGGAGCATCAAAAATGCCTGTTACCTGCAGGACTTGATCGTAGTGCCGGAGCAGCGCGGCACCGGCGTCGGACGACAGTTGATCGAATTCGTCTACACCACGGCGCGTGAAGCCGGTTGTGACAAGGTTCATTGGTTGACCCACGAAACCAATGCCAGGGCGATTCAGCTGTATGAACGCATCGCCGAACGTCCTGGCTTCATCCAATTTCGCAAAGCACTCTAG
- a CDS encoding asparaginase has protein sequence MNRETPPPAQQVMVLYTGGTIGMQASANGLAPASGFEARMAEQLAAQPELKVPNWRFRELLPLIDSANMTPTYWQRLREAVIEAVDVDGCDAVLILHGTDTLAYSAAAMSFQLLGLSAPVLFTGSMLPAGVENSDAWENLNGALLALGQGLAPGVQLYFHGELLAPTRCAKIRSFGRHPFAALQRSREGKSAQSVPAALDYRQPKSIANVAVLPLFPGISAQHLDGLLDSGIQALVLECFGSGTGPSDNPAFLASLQRARQRGICVVAITQCHEGGVELDIYEAGSRLRGVGVLSGGGMTREAAFGKLHALLGAGLAQDEVRRLVELDVCGELR, from the coding sequence ATGAATCGCGAAACCCCGCCACCCGCTCAGCAGGTCATGGTGCTCTACACCGGCGGCACCATCGGCATGCAGGCCAGCGCCAACGGGCTGGCTCCGGCTTCGGGATTCGAGGCGCGGATGGCCGAGCAACTGGCTGCCCAACCAGAACTGAAGGTACCGAACTGGCGGTTTCGCGAACTACTGCCGTTGATCGACAGCGCCAACATGACCCCCACCTACTGGCAGCGTCTGCGTGAAGCGGTGATCGAGGCCGTGGATGTCGATGGCTGCGACGCGGTATTGATCCTGCACGGCACTGACACCCTGGCCTACAGCGCGGCGGCGATGAGCTTTCAGTTGCTCGGGCTGAGCGCACCCGTGCTGTTCACCGGTTCGATGCTGCCCGCTGGCGTCGAGAACAGTGATGCCTGGGAAAACCTCAACGGCGCCCTGCTTGCCCTGGGCCAAGGCTTGGCGCCGGGCGTGCAGCTGTACTTCCATGGCGAGCTACTGGCACCGACCCGCTGCGCAAAAATTCGCAGCTTTGGTCGTCATCCGTTCGCCGCGTTGCAGCGCTCGCGGGAGGGTAAGTCGGCGCAGTCTGTGCCCGCTGCACTGGATTACCGTCAGCCGAAAAGCATCGCCAACGTCGCCGTGCTGCCCTTGTTTCCCGGCATCAGTGCGCAACATCTGGATGGTTTACTCGACAGCGGGATTCAGGCGCTGGTCCTGGAATGCTTCGGCAGCGGCACGGGCCCGAGCGACAACCCGGCATTCCTCGCCAGCCTGCAACGCGCCCGGCAACGCGGCATCTGCGTGGTTGCCATCACTCAGTGTCATGAAGGCGGCGTCGAACTGGACATCTACGAAGCCGGCAGTCGTCTGCGCGGGGTTGGCGTACTGTCCGGCGGCGGCATGACCCGCGAAGCCGCGTTCGGCAAACTCCATGCGTTGTTGGGCGCAGGGCTTGCGCAAGATGAAGTACGACGCCTGGTTGAGCTGGATGTGTGTGGGGAGTTGCGATAA
- the oadA gene encoding sodium-extruding oxaloacetate decarboxylase subunit alpha has translation MSKKIFVTDTILRDAHQSLLATRMRTEDMLPICDKLDKVGYWSLEVWGGATFDACVRFLKEDPWERLRQLRAALPNTRLQMLLRGQNLLGYRHYSDDVVRAFVAKAAVNGIDVFRIFDAMNDVRNLRVSIEAVKAAGKHAQGTIAYTTSPVHTIDAFVAQARQMEAMGCDSVAIKDMAGLLTPYATGELVKALKTELSLPVFIHSHDTAGLAAMCQLKAIENGADHIDTAISSFAWGTSHPGTESMVAALKGSEFDTGLSLELLQEIGLYFYAVRKKYHQFESEFTSVDTRVQVNQVPGGMISNLANQLKEQGALNRMGEVLAEIPRVRKDLGYPPLVTPTSQIVGTQAFFNVLAGERYKTITNEVKLYLQGGYGKAPGLVDEALRRQAIGNEELIDVRPADLLKPEMARLRLEIGAVAKSEEDVLTYAMFPDIGRKFLEEREAGTLTPEVLLPIPDAGGVSRAGGEGVPTEFVIDVHGESYRVDITGVGVKAEGKRHFYLTIDGMPEEVVFEPLNEFVGGGIGKRAQASSPGHVSTTMPGNIVDVLVKEGDIVKAGQAVLISEAMKMETEVQASIAGKVFAIHVAKGDRVNPGEILIEILVEIEG, from the coding sequence ATGAGCAAAAAAATCTTTGTAACCGACACCATCCTGCGTGATGCCCACCAGTCGCTGCTCGCAACCCGCATGCGTACTGAAGACATGCTGCCAATCTGCGACAAGCTCGACAAAGTCGGCTACTGGTCGCTGGAAGTCTGGGGCGGCGCCACGTTCGACGCCTGCGTTCGCTTTTTGAAGGAAGACCCGTGGGAGCGTCTGCGTCAGCTTCGCGCGGCGTTGCCCAACACCCGTCTGCAAATGCTCCTGCGCGGCCAGAACCTGCTGGGCTACCGTCACTACAGCGATGATGTGGTGCGTGCGTTCGTCGCCAAGGCGGCGGTCAATGGTATCGACGTGTTCCGCATTTTTGATGCGATGAACGACGTGCGCAACCTGCGTGTCTCCATCGAAGCGGTCAAGGCGGCGGGCAAGCACGCCCAAGGCACTATCGCTTACACCACCAGCCCGGTTCACACGATTGACGCTTTCGTGGCTCAGGCCAGACAAATGGAAGCCATGGGCTGCGACTCGGTCGCGATCAAGGACATGGCAGGCCTGCTGACACCGTATGCCACGGGCGAGCTGGTCAAGGCGCTGAAGACGGAGCTGTCGCTGCCGGTGTTCATCCACTCCCACGACACCGCTGGCCTGGCCGCGATGTGTCAGCTCAAGGCGATTGAAAACGGCGCCGATCACATCGACACCGCGATCTCCAGCTTCGCGTGGGGCACTAGCCATCCGGGTACCGAGTCGATGGTTGCTGCGCTCAAGGGCAGCGAATTCGACACCGGTTTGAGCCTGGAGCTGTTGCAGGAAATCGGCTTGTACTTCTACGCCGTGCGTAAGAAATATCACCAGTTCGAAAGCGAATTCACCTCGGTCGACACGCGTGTGCAGGTCAATCAGGTGCCAGGCGGGATGATTTCCAACCTCGCCAACCAGCTCAAAGAGCAGGGCGCGCTGAACCGCATGGGCGAAGTACTCGCCGAAATCCCTCGTGTGCGTAAAGACCTCGGCTATCCGCCGCTGGTGACCCCGACGTCGCAGATCGTCGGCACTCAGGCGTTTTTCAACGTGCTGGCTGGCGAGCGCTACAAAACCATCACCAACGAAGTGAAGCTCTACCTGCAAGGCGGCTACGGCAAGGCGCCAGGTCTGGTGGATGAAGCGCTGCGTCGTCAGGCCATCGGTAACGAAGAGCTGATCGATGTGCGTCCAGCTGACTTGCTCAAGCCGGAGATGGCCAGGCTGCGTCTGGAAATCGGCGCGGTGGCCAAGTCTGAAGAAGACGTGCTGACGTACGCCATGTTCCCGGACATTGGACGCAAATTCCTCGAAGAGCGCGAAGCCGGCACCCTGACCCCTGAAGTGTTGCTGCCGATCCCTGACGCGGGTGGCGTGAGCAGGGCGGGCGGCGAGGGTGTACCGACCGAGTTCGTGATCGATGTGCACGGCGAAAGCTACCGCGTCGACATCACTGGCGTCGGCGTCAAAGCCGAGGGCAAGCGTCATTTCTACCTGACCATCGACGGCATGCCGGAAGAAGTGGTGTTCGAGCCCCTCAACGAATTCGTCGGTGGCGGTATCGGCAAGCGCGCGCAGGCCAGCTCGCCGGGCCATGTCAGCACCACCATGCCGGGCAATATCGTGGATGTCTTGGTCAAGGAAGGCGACATCGTCAAAGCCGGCCAGGCTGTACTGATCAGCGAAGCGATGAAAATGGAGACCGAGGTACAAGCCTCCATCGCCGGCAAGGTCTTCGCGATCCACGTGGCCAAAGGCGACCGGGTCAACCCGGGCGAAATCCTGATTGAGATCCTGGTCGAAATCGAGGGCTGA
- a CDS encoding polyamine ABC transporter substrate-binding protein, whose translation MNRLKRLIAPALCASLLCGAVQAEEQRTLRVYNWFDYITPQTLVDFQKDTKTKLIYDIFDTNEALEAKLLTGNSGYDVVVPSNVFLAKQIEAGVFQPLDRSKLPNWPHLDPKLMKLLEANDPGNKFAVPYMYGTILIGFNPDKVKAALGDNAPVDSWDLIFKEENISKLKQCGVALLDSPSEIMPLALQHLGLPPNSTKPADYAKAEALMLKIRPYITYFHSSKYMADIANGDICVAVGYSGSFSQAANRAKEAKNGVVVDMRLPKEGAPIWFDMLAIPKGAKDPEDAYTFINYLLQPKVIAPISDFVGYPNPNKDATELVDPAIRNNPNLYPTEAAMKTLYTLQPLTHDAERARTRAWTKIKSGT comes from the coding sequence ATGAACAGACTCAAACGTCTTATTGCACCCGCCCTGTGTGCTTCCCTGCTCTGCGGCGCGGTCCAGGCCGAAGAGCAACGCACGCTGCGCGTTTACAACTGGTTCGACTACATCACCCCGCAGACGCTGGTGGACTTCCAGAAAGACACCAAGACCAAACTGATTTACGACATTTTCGACACCAACGAGGCGCTGGAAGCCAAGCTGCTGACCGGCAACTCCGGGTATGACGTGGTCGTACCGTCCAACGTGTTCCTGGCCAAGCAGATCGAGGCCGGGGTATTCCAGCCGCTGGACCGCAGCAAATTGCCGAACTGGCCGCACCTCGACCCCAAGCTGATGAAACTCCTGGAAGCCAACGACCCGGGCAATAAATTCGCGGTGCCCTACATGTACGGTACCATCCTGATCGGCTTCAACCCGGACAAGGTCAAGGCCGCGCTGGGTGACAATGCACCGGTCGACAGCTGGGACCTGATCTTCAAGGAAGAGAACATCAGCAAGCTCAAACAGTGTGGCGTGGCCCTGCTCGACTCACCGTCTGAAATCATGCCGCTGGCCTTGCAGCACTTGGGCTTGCCGCCAAACAGCACCAAGCCGGCCGACTACGCCAAAGCCGAAGCGCTGATGCTGAAGATCCGTCCGTATATCACCTACTTCCATTCATCGAAGTACATGGCGGATATCGCAAATGGCGACATCTGCGTGGCCGTCGGGTACTCGGGCAGCTTCTCGCAAGCGGCCAACCGCGCCAAAGAAGCCAAGAACGGCGTGGTCGTCGACATGCGCCTGCCTAAAGAAGGTGCCCCGATCTGGTTCGACATGCTCGCCATCCCTAAAGGCGCCAAAGACCCTGAAGACGCCTACACCTTCATCAACTACCTGCTGCAACCGAAGGTGATCGCGCCGATCAGTGATTTTGTCGGCTACCCGAACCCGAACAAGGACGCCACTGAGCTGGTCGATCCGGCGATTCGCAACAACCCGAATCTGTACCCGACCGAAGCGGCGATGAAAACCCTCTACACCCTGCAACCCCTGACGCACGATGCGGAGCGGGCGCGTACACGCGCCTGGACCAAGATCAAGTCGGGGACCTGA
- a CDS encoding PLP-dependent aminotransferase family protein: MSASALSFPFNPAGIELDRRRGLSRQLYQLLRQRILDGGLSSGTRLPATRDLATSLSISRNSVMRAYDQLYAEGFIEGRIGDGTYVAQLPTKPSATKRTSNYLSTKPSTGLLTGLPTGLSTNTPEMPGFLPNKVIHSPALNLLQQHHLPQPKGDAPRAFRVGVPAFDLFPFGVWGKLHAAFWRKPDLGTLGYGEPAGDWRLRELISAYLRSSRGLHCSAEQIVITSGAQQAISLCAQLLLAPGDAVAVENPGYRAAGHAFAIAGARLHGIAVDNEGMQCTSLSQGDYTLAYVTPSHQYPTGVTMSLARRLELLAWAERTQGWIVEDDYDGEYRYSGAPLAPLAALDRHGRVLYVGTFGKIAFPALRLGYLVLPLGLVSAFGQRRALDMRHSEVSTQAVMAEFIAAGHFQRHIRRMRRAALSRRDALLAGWPEDVPGCGAMPKVVAGLHVAVPVDSLARERELVAKAAGVGVEINPLSDYWLPDSSAPVDNRAGLVLGFAAVPEPGIHEALAKLRHAWKA, encoded by the coding sequence ATGTCCGCCAGCGCGCTGTCTTTTCCGTTCAACCCTGCGGGTATCGAACTTGATCGTCGTCGCGGGCTAAGCCGGCAGCTGTATCAACTCTTGCGCCAGCGGATTCTCGACGGTGGTCTGAGCAGTGGCACGCGTCTGCCGGCTACTCGCGACCTGGCGACGTCGCTGTCCATTTCGCGCAACAGCGTGATGCGCGCCTATGACCAGCTCTACGCCGAGGGTTTCATCGAAGGCCGTATCGGGGATGGCACTTACGTTGCGCAATTACCGACAAAGCCGAGTGCAACGAAGCGCACATCAAATTACTTATCCACAAAACCATCCACAGGGTTGTTAACAGGCTTACCCACAGGTTTATCCACAAACACACCCGAAATGCCTGGTTTTTTACCCAATAAAGTTATCCACAGCCCAGCGCTCAACCTTCTGCAACAGCATCATTTACCCCAGCCAAAGGGCGATGCGCCGCGAGCCTTTCGGGTCGGTGTGCCAGCGTTTGACCTGTTCCCGTTCGGTGTTTGGGGTAAGTTACACGCGGCTTTCTGGCGAAAGCCGGATCTTGGGACGCTGGGGTACGGCGAGCCGGCCGGGGATTGGCGCCTGCGTGAATTGATTTCAGCGTATTTGCGCAGTTCGCGTGGTCTGCACTGCAGCGCTGAGCAAATAGTGATCACCAGTGGCGCACAGCAAGCGATCAGCCTTTGTGCACAGCTGCTGTTGGCGCCGGGTGATGCGGTCGCGGTGGAGAATCCCGGCTACCGCGCGGCCGGTCATGCGTTTGCCATCGCCGGTGCGCGCTTGCACGGTATCGCAGTGGATAACGAGGGCATGCAGTGCACTTCGCTGTCGCAAGGTGATTACACACTGGCCTACGTCACCCCGTCGCACCAATACCCCACGGGCGTGACGATGAGCCTGGCACGGCGCCTGGAGTTGTTGGCCTGGGCCGAGCGCACCCAAGGCTGGATCGTCGAGGACGATTACGACGGCGAGTACCGTTATAGCGGTGCGCCCCTGGCGCCCTTGGCGGCACTGGATCGGCACGGGCGTGTTTTGTATGTCGGCACCTTTGGCAAGATCGCCTTTCCGGCGTTGCGCTTGGGGTATCTGGTGCTGCCGTTGGGATTGGTGAGTGCGTTCGGTCAACGGCGGGCGTTGGACATGCGGCACTCCGAAGTCAGTACGCAGGCTGTAATGGCTGAATTCATTGCTGCCGGGCATTTCCAGCGACACATCCGGCGCATGCGCCGTGCGGCTCTGAGTCGTCGCGATGCGCTGTTGGCAGGCTGGCCTGAAGACGTGCCTGGGTGCGGGGCGATGCCCAAAGTGGTGGCGGGGCTGCATGTCGCCGTGCCCGTGGACAGCCTGGCGCGCGAGCGTGAACTGGTGGCCAAGGCTGCAGGTGTAGGCGTCGAAATCAACCCGCTGAGCGACTATTGGTTGCCAGACTCAAGCGCGCCCGTGGATAACCGGGCAGGCTTGGTATTGGGGTTTGCGGCGGTGCCTGAACCCGGTATTCACGAGGCGCTGGCCAAGTTGCGGCACGCCTGGAAGGCGTAA
- a CDS encoding histone deacetylase family protein, producing the protein MLTIYSDDHHLHHGRCELIDGQLMPCFEMPSRADHILQRVQARHLGPVETPRDAGLEPLKRIHSEAYLTFFQGAWQRWAELNHEGDLLPFTWPARTLREVIPANLLGQLGYYSFDAGAPITAGTWQAAYSAAQVALTAQAAVENGARSAFALCRPPGHHAASDLMGGYCYLNNAAIAAQAFLDQGRQKVAILDVDYHHGNGTQSIFYSRNDVLFTSIHGHPEAEFPFFLGYADEHGEGPGEGFNFNYPLAAGSDWDHWSAALEQACKQIEAYAPDVLVISLGVDTFKDDPISTFKLDSPDYLRMGERIARLGLPTLFVMEGGYAVEEIGINAVNVLEGFESA; encoded by the coding sequence ATGCTGACGATCTACTCGGATGATCATCACTTGCACCACGGTCGCTGCGAACTGATAGACGGGCAACTGATGCCCTGCTTTGAAATGCCCTCGCGCGCCGATCACATCCTGCAACGCGTACAGGCACGCCACCTTGGTCCGGTCGAGACGCCGCGTGACGCTGGTCTTGAACCGCTGAAGCGCATTCACAGTGAGGCGTACCTGACGTTTTTCCAGGGCGCATGGCAACGCTGGGCCGAGTTGAACCATGAAGGCGACTTGCTGCCCTTCACCTGGCCTGCGCGAACCTTGCGCGAAGTAATTCCTGCCAACCTGTTGGGTCAGTTGGGTTATTACAGCTTCGATGCCGGCGCACCGATTACCGCTGGCACCTGGCAAGCCGCCTATAGCGCAGCGCAAGTCGCTCTGACCGCTCAGGCCGCCGTCGAAAATGGCGCTCGTAGCGCGTTCGCATTGTGCCGACCACCCGGCCATCACGCCGCTAGCGATTTGATGGGCGGTTACTGCTACCTGAATAACGCCGCCATCGCCGCTCAGGCATTTCTCGATCAGGGCCGGCAGAAAGTGGCGATTCTCGATGTCGATTACCATCACGGCAACGGCACTCAATCGATCTTCTACTCACGCAACGATGTGCTCTTTACCTCGATCCACGGCCATCCTGAAGCCGAGTTTCCCTTCTTCCTCGGTTACGCCGACGAGCATGGCGAGGGGCCGGGCGAAGGTTTCAACTTCAACTACCCGCTGGCCGCTGGCAGCGACTGGGACCACTGGAGCGCTGCGCTGGAACAGGCCTGCAAGCAAATCGAGGCCTACGCCCCGGACGTGCTGGTGATTTCCCTCGGTGTCGACACGTTCAAGGACGATCCCATCTCGACGTTCAAGCTCGACAGCCCGGACTACCTGCGCATGGGTGAGCGCATCGCCCGTCTCGGCTTGCCGACGCTGTTCGTGATGGAGGGCGGTTATGCCGTCGAAGAAATCGGCATCAATGCCGTGAATGTGCTGGAAGGTTTCGAAAGCGCCTGA
- the aspA gene encoding aspartate ammonia-lyase: MSSAASLRIEKDLLGVLEVPAEAYYGIQTLRAVNNFRLSGVPISHYPKLVVALAMVKQAAADANRELGHLSEAKHAAISEACARLVRGDFHEQFVVDMIQGGAGTSTNMNANEVIANIALEAMGHSKGEYQYLHPNNDVNMAQSTNDAYPTAIRLGLLLGHDALLASLDSLIQAFAAKGQEFNHVLKMGRTQLQDAVPMTLGQEFRAFATTLSEDLNRLRSLAPELLTEVNLGGTAIGTGINADPRYQHLAVSRLALISGQPLVPAADLIEATSDMGAFVLFSGMLKRTAVKLSKICNDLRLLSSGPRTGINEINLPARQPGSSIMPGKVNPVIPEAVNQVAFQIIGNDLALTIAAEGGQLQLNVMEPLIAYKIFDSIRLLQRAMDMLREHCIVGITANEARCRELVEHSIGLVTALNPYIGYENATRIARIALESGRGVLELVREEGLLDDAMLADILRPENMIAPRLVPLKA; the protein is encoded by the coding sequence ATGTCCTCCGCTGCATCATTGCGCATCGAAAAAGACCTGCTTGGCGTCCTTGAAGTACCCGCTGAAGCGTACTACGGCATCCAGACCCTGCGGGCGGTGAACAACTTCCGTCTCTCCGGCGTTCCGATTTCGCATTACCCGAAGCTGGTCGTGGCCCTGGCCATGGTCAAGCAAGCCGCCGCTGACGCTAACCGCGAACTCGGTCACCTCAGCGAAGCCAAGCACGCTGCCATCAGCGAAGCCTGCGCCCGTTTGGTTCGCGGCGATTTCCACGAGCAGTTCGTGGTGGACATGATTCAAGGCGGCGCTGGCACTTCAACCAACATGAATGCCAACGAAGTCATCGCCAACATCGCGCTGGAGGCCATGGGCCACAGCAAGGGCGAGTACCAATACCTGCACCCGAACAATGACGTGAACATGGCGCAGTCGACCAACGACGCTTACCCGACGGCAATCCGTCTGGGCCTGCTGCTCGGTCACGACGCCCTGCTCGCCAGCCTCGACAGCCTGATTCAGGCATTCGCCGCCAAGGGCCAGGAATTCAACCACGTTCTGAAAATGGGCCGTACCCAGTTGCAGGACGCCGTGCCGATGACCCTCGGTCAAGAGTTCCGGGCCTTCGCCACCACCTTGAGCGAAGACCTCAATCGTCTGCGCAGCCTCGCTCCGGAACTGCTGACCGAAGTGAACCTGGGCGGCACCGCCATCGGCACCGGCATCAACGCCGACCCCCGCTACCAGCACCTGGCCGTATCGCGTCTGGCGCTCATCAGCGGTCAACCGCTGGTGCCTGCCGCCGACCTGATCGAAGCCACGTCCGACATGGGCGCCTTCGTCCTGTTCTCCGGGATGCTCAAGCGTACTGCGGTCAAGCTGTCGAAAATCTGCAACGACCTGCGCCTGCTGTCCAGCGGCCCACGTACCGGCATCAATGAAATCAACCTGCCAGCACGTCAGCCAGGCAGCTCGATCATGCCCGGCAAGGTCAACCCGGTTATCCCGGAAGCGGTCAACCAAGTGGCTTTCCAGATCATCGGCAACGACCTGGCACTGACCATCGCCGCAGAAGGGGGTCAATTGCAGCTGAACGTGATGGAGCCGCTGATCGCTTACAAGATTTTCGACTCGATCCGCCTGCTGCAACGCGCCATGGATATGCTGCGCGAGCATTGCATCGTCGGCATCACCGCCAACGAAGCACGCTGCCGCGAACTGGTCGAGCACTCGATCGGCCTGGTCACCGCCCTGAACCCATACATCGGTTATGAAAACGCCACCCGTATCGCCCGCATCGCTCTGGAAAGCGGCCGTGGCGTACTGGAACTGGTGCGCGAAGAAGGCTTGCTCGACGACGCCATGCTCGCCGACATCCTGCGCCCGGAAAACATGATTGCGCCACGCTTGGTGCCATTGAAGGCCTGA
- a CDS encoding AraC family transcriptional regulator — protein sequence MLHSHLTTLNAVSLVLSTFEAEGLSGDALLAGSGITAADLGRPDIRIATHQEMQVCANAVALRKEIGLELGRRMHVSSYGVLGYALLTSATLGDALRLALMYPALLGTLFELRLHDDGDRVWLSASDYRDSESLAVFNAELCLASLKVICDDLLGKPLPLLSARFAHDAPDYTASYHESFACPLQFNAPLYDHAFAFDKRWLEQPLPLADPITHRDMHARCRRQNIEFTGRQAWLERIRQLLDELRFERAKHLLHEARLPIHRIAEELGFSETASFRHAFLRWSGVAPSHFRF from the coding sequence ATGCTGCATTCCCATCTCACCACCCTCAATGCCGTGTCGCTGGTACTCAGCACCTTCGAGGCTGAAGGTTTGTCCGGCGATGCGCTGCTGGCAGGCAGCGGGATCACTGCTGCGGACTTGGGCAGGCCCGATATTCGTATCGCCACCCACCAGGAAATGCAGGTCTGCGCCAATGCCGTTGCACTGCGCAAGGAAATCGGCCTGGAGTTGGGACGGCGCATGCACGTGTCATCCTATGGTGTCCTCGGTTACGCCCTGCTCACGAGTGCCACCTTAGGTGACGCCTTGCGCCTGGCGCTGATGTATCCGGCGCTCTTGGGAACACTGTTCGAACTGCGCCTGCATGACGATGGCGACCGCGTCTGGCTAAGCGCCAGCGATTACCGCGACAGTGAATCGCTGGCGGTTTTTAACGCCGAGCTGTGCCTGGCCTCGCTGAAAGTCATTTGCGATGACTTGCTCGGCAAGCCCCTGCCATTACTCAGCGCACGTTTCGCCCACGACGCCCCTGATTACACCGCCAGCTATCACGAAAGCTTTGCCTGCCCGTTGCAGTTCAACGCCCCCTTGTATGATCACGCCTTCGCCTTCGACAAACGCTGGCTTGAACAGCCGTTGCCGCTGGCAGACCCGATCACCCATCGCGACATGCACGCACGCTGTCGCCGGCAAAATATCGAGTTCACAGGTCGCCAGGCCTGGCTCGAACGCATCCGCCAATTGCTCGACGAGCTACGCTTCGAGCGAGCCAAGCACTTGCTGCATGAGGCCCGGTTACCCATCCACCGCATTGCCGAGGAACTGGGCTTCAGCGAGACCGCGAGCTTTCGTCACGCCTTCCTGCGCTGGAGCGGCGTCGCGCCCAGCCACTTCCGATTCTGA